From the genome of Hydrogenophilus thermoluteolus, one region includes:
- the cutA gene encoding divalent-cation tolerance protein CutA → MREAADAPQPTATDARVVLVTAPDEATALTLARTLVDESLAACCSLIPGIRSVYRWQGERCEEAEWLLVIKTTAPALARLTQRVIELHSYEVPEVVALPIVGGAEPYLEWVAQSVIAS, encoded by the coding sequence ATGCGTGAAGCCGCTGACGCACCCCAACCGACTGCGACCGACGCGCGCGTGGTCTTGGTCACCGCACCCGATGAAGCCACGGCGCTTACCCTGGCACGCACGCTCGTCGATGAGTCGCTGGCTGCGTGTTGCAGCCTCATCCCCGGCATCCGTTCGGTCTACCGCTGGCAAGGAGAGCGCTGCGAAGAGGCGGAGTGGCTCCTGGTGATCAAAACCACCGCACCGGCGCTTGCGCGCTTGACGCAGCGGGTGATCGAACTGCACTCGTACGAGGTGCCCGAGGTGGTCGCGTTGCCGATCGTTGGCGGCGCGGAACCTTACCTGGAATGGGTCGCTCAAAGCGTCATCGCCTCTTGA
- a CDS encoding DUF6969 family protein: MDAREAPARLADPARIAVSAPETWSARAQRRARTAVKDWALAEGALRAAGSDVVREMLRTAARFVTLDHYPEGDVLDAHTGAQYYYHAHRSGEHGHFHCFARPPLLSPEAAWQSREGKRFGPQGDEAIAHLVAIGMDAWGRPISLFLTNRWVTDETWVPAHRLLPLVNRFAVTHAYPNWAANIWLTTFIRAVQPWIVALLRARDARIAAHLAAQPELLEDRSVEVIVQMELTTAWPALAAWAGLELPPIPE; this comes from the coding sequence ATGGACGCTCGAGAAGCGCCCGCTCGTCTCGCTGATCCCGCACGGATCGCGGTAAGCGCTCCGGAAACGTGGTCCGCGCGGGCGCAAAGACGCGCGCGGACCGCGGTCAAAGACTGGGCGCTGGCAGAAGGGGCGTTACGCGCCGCCGGCAGTGACGTGGTGCGCGAAATGCTCCGTACTGCAGCGCGTTTTGTCACCTTGGACCACTACCCCGAAGGGGACGTTCTCGATGCCCACACTGGGGCCCAGTATTACTACCACGCCCATCGCAGCGGCGAGCACGGTCACTTCCATTGCTTTGCCCGCCCACCGCTCCTTTCGCCCGAAGCCGCCTGGCAATCGCGTGAGGGTAAGCGCTTTGGCCCCCAGGGAGATGAGGCGATCGCACACCTCGTTGCGATCGGGATGGACGCGTGGGGACGGCCGATCTCACTGTTTCTCACCAACCGCTGGGTGACCGACGAAACGTGGGTTCCAGCGCACCGCTTGCTCCCATTGGTAAACCGATTCGCCGTGACCCACGCGTACCCCAACTGGGCAGCGAACATTTGGCTCACGACGTTCATTCGAGCGGTCCAACCCTGGATCGTCGCGCTGCTGCGGGCCCGTGACGCGCGCATCGCGGCGCACCTTGCCGCCCAACCCGAATTGCTCGAAGACCGTTCGGTCGAAGTGATCGTGCAGATGGAGCTTACCACCGCGTGGCCCGCGCTGGCAGCGTGGGCCGGGTTAGAATTGCCACCGATCCCAGAATAG
- the msrB gene encoding peptide-methionine (R)-S-oxide reductase MsrB — translation MAQEITLYFGMGCFWGAQQRLRVLPGVVATEVGYAGGDDPNPTYERVLAFERALRAGVASGRNHAEVVKVVWEPPRSEADQLVPLLAQLLAAFWAGHDPTQRDRQGNDIGSNYRSALYYEANDDAVWLLPLLLASRAAYAWALWQAAGGAPRFSAPTTEIAPVRHYTPAESYHQDYLIKHPDGYCGLGGTGVHLPPYPWTLPGAELRAFWAWLGQAVLSPEAFAIAFEHGTERPFTGCHLHEKRPGRFFDPLSGALLFRSATKFESGSGWPSFFAAEPDAVTEHEDRSYGMVRTEVRSRATGIHLGHVFPDGPPPTGLRYCINGNVLAFAPGAEAEGAA, via the coding sequence ATGGCACAGGAAATCACCCTCTACTTCGGCATGGGCTGCTTCTGGGGCGCGCAACAGCGGTTGCGTGTTCTCCCCGGTGTGGTTGCCACCGAGGTCGGTTACGCCGGGGGGGACGATCCGAACCCCACCTACGAACGGGTTCTGGCGTTCGAGCGCGCGCTGCGCGCGGGAGTCGCCTCGGGCCGCAACCACGCCGAAGTGGTCAAGGTGGTATGGGAACCACCGCGCAGCGAGGCCGACCAGCTCGTTCCGCTGCTTGCGCAGCTCCTGGCCGCGTTCTGGGCAGGACACGACCCGACGCAGCGCGACCGGCAAGGCAACGACATCGGCAGCAACTACCGCAGCGCGCTCTATTACGAAGCGAACGACGACGCGGTTTGGCTGCTGCCGCTGCTTCTGGCCAGCCGCGCCGCGTACGCGTGGGCGTTGTGGCAGGCAGCGGGGGGCGCGCCCCGCTTTTCGGCGCCGACCACCGAGATCGCCCCGGTGCGCCACTACACCCCTGCGGAAAGCTACCATCAGGACTACCTGATCAAACACCCGGACGGTTACTGCGGTTTGGGGGGAACCGGTGTTCACCTACCCCCGTACCCCTGGACGCTACCGGGTGCCGAGTTACGCGCCTTCTGGGCCTGGCTGGGGCAAGCGGTACTATCCCCCGAAGCGTTCGCAATCGCGTTCGAACACGGTACAGAACGGCCGTTCACCGGTTGCCACCTCCACGAAAAACGCCCCGGACGGTTTTTCGATCCCCTCTCTGGTGCGCTGCTCTTTCGCTCCGCGACAAAATTCGAAAGCGGTAGCGGCTGGCCCAGCTTTTTCGCCGCGGAACCGGATGCGGTCACCGAGCACGAAGACCGCTCCTATGGGATGGTGCGCACCGAAGTACGCAGCCGCGCCACCGGCATCCATCTGGGCCACGTCTTTCCAGATGGCCCACCGCCGACGGGGCTGCGCTACTGCATCAACGGCAATGTGCTCGCGTTCGCGCCGGGTGCCGAAGCCGAAGGGGCCGCTTGA
- a CDS encoding sulfurtransferase produces the protein MRVRFVLAGLLITGTVSAAELPGPVVTVDWLAQNLDRVQVVQVHAPDLFTAQPQYKKDEKSGQTKLVDVGGHIPGALFVNPKKMRTERQIGDLKVKYLLPPAAEFTQFVQANGIQAGKPIVLVPTGTSPAEFNDAARLYWQFKYYGEKDIAILDGGLAAWIQAGQKVESTPVKAQPGNWQPQGENPSILATSEDVAAGKAQLVDARPISMAFGYTKRDYVYDYGHIAGAKVFPPELHTIQKGIAHHLLSAETYTKVFQAMGIDPKAPSITYCNSGHLSSGPWFILHEVMGNPNVELYDGSLHQWTLEKRPLVSLIPHGSR, from the coding sequence ATGCGTGTTCGCTTCGTTTTGGCCGGTTTGCTCATCACCGGCACGGTTTCCGCTGCTGAACTCCCTGGCCCTGTCGTCACCGTCGACTGGCTTGCACAAAACCTCGATAGGGTGCAGGTCGTACAAGTCCATGCTCCGGACCTTTTCACCGCGCAACCGCAATACAAGAAAGACGAAAAAAGTGGCCAGACGAAATTGGTCGATGTCGGCGGTCACATTCCCGGCGCGCTGTTCGTCAATCCCAAAAAAATGCGCACTGAGCGCCAAATCGGCGACTTGAAGGTGAAGTATCTACTGCCACCGGCTGCAGAATTCACGCAATTCGTCCAGGCCAATGGGATCCAAGCCGGCAAACCGATCGTGCTCGTGCCAACGGGGACTTCGCCTGCCGAATTCAACGACGCTGCCCGCCTCTATTGGCAGTTCAAGTACTACGGCGAAAAGGATATCGCGATCCTCGACGGTGGCCTCGCGGCATGGATCCAGGCGGGGCAGAAAGTGGAATCGACCCCGGTGAAAGCACAACCGGGTAATTGGCAACCACAAGGAGAGAACCCGTCGATTCTGGCCACCAGCGAGGACGTTGCGGCGGGCAAAGCGCAATTGGTCGATGCACGCCCAATCAGCATGGCGTTCGGCTACACCAAACGCGACTACGTCTACGATTACGGCCACATCGCCGGCGCCAAGGTCTTCCCGCCGGAACTGCACACGATCCAAAAAGGGATCGCGCACCATCTCTTGAGCGCCGAAACCTACACGAAAGTCTTCCAAGCGATGGGCATCGACCCGAAAGCGCCGTCGATCACCTACTGCAACAGCGGCCACCTCTCGTCGGGTCCGTGGTTCATCCTGCACGAAGTGATGGGGAACCCGAACGTCGAACTCTATGATGGGTCGCTCCATCAATGGACGCTCGAGAAGCGCCCGCTCGTCTCGCTGATCCCGCACGGATCGCGGTAA
- a CDS encoding YeeE/YedE thiosulfate transporter family protein, producing the protein MPFYDYSLASGLLCGILFGYILESAGFGSACKLTAQFRFSDWAVLKVMFTAIVVAAIGLYALSATGVIAYPDIYVPPAYLGGAAIGGLLIGAGFAVGGYCPGTAASAFGSGRLDGLVFMIGMVVGVGLFAAGYDTFGSWVTLGAIQTSRLPELLGISEPVLLALFALLAAVIFWLGSRVERKLGGALTAEALDAR; encoded by the coding sequence ATGCCTTTTTACGATTATTCGCTTGCCTCCGGGTTGCTTTGCGGCATTCTGTTCGGTTACATCCTAGAATCAGCGGGCTTTGGCAGCGCTTGTAAACTCACCGCGCAGTTTCGGTTCTCGGATTGGGCGGTGCTCAAAGTGATGTTCACCGCGATCGTCGTTGCGGCGATCGGGCTCTACGCGCTCAGCGCAACGGGCGTGATCGCGTACCCAGATATCTACGTTCCGCCCGCCTACCTGGGCGGCGCCGCCATCGGTGGGCTTCTGATCGGCGCCGGATTCGCGGTAGGCGGCTACTGCCCCGGCACCGCCGCGAGCGCGTTCGGATCGGGTAGACTGGATGGCCTCGTCTTCATGATTGGCATGGTGGTGGGTGTCGGCCTCTTCGCCGCTGGCTACGATACTTTTGGGTCGTGGGTCACCCTTGGCGCGATTCAAACCAGCCGGTTACCCGAACTCCTTGGGATATCCGAGCCGGTGTTGCTCGCCCTCTTTGCGTTGCTGGCCGCGGTTATTTTCTGGCTTGGCTCCCGCGTGGAACGCAAGCTCGGTGGTGCGCTCACCGCAGAAGCGCTCGATGCGCGCTGA
- a CDS encoding YeeE/YedE thiosulfate transporter family protein has translation MTERTHAPRPLWHPLVAGIALGVTLVFTFLLTGNGLGASGAFARTAAWLGGESAKTNAYLSAFWQSGHPLNNWIVWVVVGVILGALLSAINSGRFRWKLEGAAAIGAGKRIATAFVGGVLAGFGSRVAAGCTSGLGLSGGATLAVSAFVFLAFFFVTGIVVSRIMPKGA, from the coding sequence ATGACGGAACGCACGCACGCACCTCGTCCGCTCTGGCACCCGCTGGTTGCGGGTATTGCGCTTGGCGTGACGCTGGTCTTCACCTTCTTACTGACCGGTAACGGCTTGGGCGCCAGCGGCGCCTTTGCCCGTACCGCGGCCTGGCTGGGCGGCGAAAGCGCGAAAACCAACGCCTACCTGAGCGCTTTCTGGCAAAGCGGTCACCCGTTGAACAATTGGATCGTCTGGGTCGTGGTGGGCGTTATCCTTGGCGCGTTGCTTTCCGCGATCAACAGCGGGCGGTTTCGCTGGAAACTGGAAGGTGCCGCAGCAATCGGTGCGGGCAAACGGATCGCCACCGCATTCGTGGGTGGCGTGCTCGCGGGGTTCGGCTCCCGTGTTGCCGCGGGTTGCACGAGCGGCCTAGGGCTTTCGGGCGGTGCGACGCTCGCCGTTTCGGCGTTCGTGTTTCTTGCGTTCTTCTTCGTTACCGGAATCGTTGTGTCGCGGATAATGCCCAAAGGAGCCTGA
- a CDS encoding multidrug effflux MFS transporter, whose protein sequence is MAQPSPTLFVLIIALVALGPLSTDLYLPALPALVADLETDVAHGQLTLTAYMIGFAFGQLVYGPLSDRFGRKPVILSGLALYAAASLACVWTENITMLLAARVVQAVGACVGPVLGRTIVRDVYGPVDATRMLAHVGSAMAIAPMVAPLIGGVITSHFAWRGNFVALFCYAAVTLVAILWALPETNAHRGKASFGFLRSFSVLLSDRRFRWLLLSNACGYAALFAFISGSSFVFIGMFGFTPVQMGLAFAVMVTGFFAGSVASARLSRRLGAERLLRLGGWIGLGGGSAMGLWLLLAPSPLGVMLPMWLCGAAAGLLMPNATGLALAPYPKIAGAAASLLGFSQMGIAAVAGTLVGHLLGETPLPMAAVIAIVMAISWWSTQQAAPANCRGAPTS, encoded by the coding sequence ATGGCACAGCCTTCACCTACCCTCTTTGTGCTCATCATCGCGCTCGTTGCGCTTGGGCCGCTTTCGACCGACCTCTACCTTCCGGCGCTGCCCGCGCTCGTTGCCGACCTCGAAACCGACGTCGCCCACGGGCAGCTGACACTCACCGCGTACATGATCGGCTTTGCGTTCGGCCAGCTCGTCTACGGCCCCCTTTCCGACCGCTTCGGGCGCAAGCCGGTGATCCTCTCGGGCCTGGCGCTCTATGCGGCAGCATCGCTCGCCTGTGTCTGGACCGAAAACATCACCATGCTGCTCGCGGCACGGGTGGTCCAAGCCGTCGGCGCCTGTGTCGGCCCAGTGCTTGGGCGAACGATCGTGCGCGACGTCTATGGGCCGGTAGACGCGACGCGGATGCTCGCGCACGTCGGCTCGGCGATGGCGATCGCACCGATGGTCGCACCGCTCATAGGCGGCGTGATCACCAGCCATTTCGCCTGGCGCGGCAATTTCGTCGCGCTTTTTTGCTACGCCGCGGTGACGCTCGTGGCGATCCTTTGGGCGTTACCGGAAACCAACGCCCACCGCGGCAAAGCGTCGTTCGGCTTTCTTCGCTCCTTTTCGGTGCTGTTGAGCGACCGGCGCTTTCGTTGGCTGCTGCTCTCGAACGCCTGCGGCTACGCGGCGCTCTTTGCGTTCATTTCCGGTTCGAGTTTCGTCTTCATCGGCATGTTCGGGTTCACGCCCGTGCAGATGGGGCTGGCATTCGCGGTGATGGTCACCGGCTTTTTCGCCGGTTCGGTCGCAAGCGCCCGCCTGTCACGCCGGCTGGGGGCGGAACGGTTGCTGCGGCTGGGTGGTTGGATCGGCTTGGGGGGTGGTAGTGCGATGGGGCTTTGGCTGTTGCTCGCGCCATCCCCGCTGGGCGTGATGCTCCCGATGTGGCTGTGCGGCGCTGCGGCCGGACTGTTGATGCCCAACGCAACCGGGTTGGCGCTCGCCCCCTATCCAAAGATCGCGGGCGCCGCGGCGTCCCTTTTGGGCTTTTCGCAGATGGGCATCGCCGCGGTTGCCGGAACCCTGGTGGGGCATCTCCTGGGCGAAACCCCGTTGCCAATGGCAGCGGTGATCGCGATCGTGATGGCGATTTCGTGGTGGAGCACCCAGCAAGCGGCGCCAGCAAATTGCCGGGGCGCGCCAACCTCCTGA